The following is a genomic window from Deinococcus yavapaiensis KR-236.
GCGCCTTCGTTGACGAGTTGGTAGATCAAGCGCTTCGTGATCTCGTCGCGGCTCAACTCCCGCTTCAACAAGCCTTTCTCCATGCGGTAGTTGTGGATGAGGCTCTCGACGTCCGGATCGGGAACGGGCGTGCGGCCGTTCGCGTAGGAGTACACGCCCGCGCCCGTCTTCTGCCCTTTGCGGCCGAGTTCCACGATGCGGTCCATGAACGTGTCGGACTTCTCGAGTCCGGCTTCTTTCGCGAGACGCTGGCGAATGGCGTACCCGATGTCGAGGCCCGCCATATCGCTCATCTCGAACGGGCCCATGGGAAGACCGAAGGCGTGCATGGCCGAGTCCACCTCGTGCGGCGTGGCGCCCTCGTCCACCATCTGCTGCGCTTCGCGCCCGTACTGGTTGATCATGCGGTTGCCGACGAAGCCGTCGCACACCCCGACGACGACGCCGACCTTTCTGAGGGCGCGGGCGAGTCCGACGCTCGTCACGAGGGTCTCGTCGCTCGTCTCCTCGCCGCGCACGATCTCCAAAAGCTTCATGACGTTCGCGGGACTGAAGAAGTGCATGCCAAGCACCGAACCGGGCCGCTTCGTGCTCCTGGCGATCTCGTTCACGTCCAGCGTCGAGGTGTTCGTCGCGAGGATCGCGCCGGGCTTGCACGTCGCGTCGAGGCGTCCGAACACGTCCTTCTTGACGTTCATGTCCTCGAAGACCGCCTCGATGACGTAGTCGGCGCTCGCGAGGTCCGCGAAGTCCAAGGTGCCGCGAATGAGCTTCATGCGCTCCTCGACTTGCTCCATGGTGAGGCGGCCCTTCTTGGCGGTGTTCTCGTAGTTCTTGCGGATCGTCGCGAGACCGCGCTGAAGATTCGCTTCGTTCGCTTCGTAGACGACGACGGGAATCCCGGCGTTCGCGAAATTCATGGCGATCCCGCCGCCCATCGTGCCCGCGCCGAGCACGCCCGCCGTCGCGATGTCGCGTGACTTCACGCTTCGGTCGACGCCCGGAATCTTCCCGACTTCGCGCTCGGCGAAGAACACGTGCCGAAGGCCCTTCGACTGATCGGAGTTCACGGCCTCCATGAAAAGCTCGCCTTCACGGCGCATGCCCGCGTCGAAGCCGTGCTCCACGCCGTACTTCACTGCTTCGAGGCACAGCATCGGGGCGAGCAGACCTCGCGCTTCCCTTTGCACGCGCTCGGACGCCACGTCGAAGAAGACGTGCGTGGGAATCGCCAAGCGTACGTCGCGATCACGAATTTTCGGTGTGCCTTGAGCGGTTCTCGCGAACTCGATCGCTCCTTCGAGCAAGTCGCCCTCCACGATCTGGTCCACGAGTCCGAACTCCAACGCCTTGTCCGCCTTGATCGGATCACCCTTCACGATCATCGTGAGGGCCTGCTCCAAGCCGATGAGGCGCGGCAGGCGCTGCGTGCCGCCCGCCCCGGGAATCACCCCGAGCTTCACTTCCGGCTGGCCGACGCTCAGACCGGGCGCCGCCACGCGGAAGTGGCAGCCCATCGCGACTTCCAGTCCGCCGCCGAGCGCGTTGCCGTGCATCGCCGCCACGACCGGCTTCGGACTCGCCTCGAGTGCGTCGATCGTGCCGCGCATGTCGGGCCACTGCTCGGGCGGCAAGTTGAAGGTCTTGGCGTCCGCGCCCGCGATGAAGCTGCGCTCGCCGCCGATCAGGACGAAGGCTTTCACGCTGTCGTCGGCGTTGCCGCGCGCGAGGCCTTCCTTGATGCCTTCGGGCACGCCGGGACTGAAAACGTTCACGGGCGGGTTGTCGATGGTGAGGATGGCGATGTCGCCGCGCTGTTCGTAGTGCACGAGATTCGGCATGAGTCCTCCGTTGGATTGGGGTAGTTATACCGCGAGGGGAGAGGGGAGGTGAGTATCCGGGGCCGAAACACGGCTGAAGAGTGGAGAAGGGCCGCCCCGGCCCGTGCTTCGCAAGCCTGCGGCCTCCTACCCCGCCGGGTAAAAGCACTGGGCCGGGATTCGTCGAGATACAGCCGCCATCCTCAGCCATCGCGAACGATCAAGCACTGGTATCAGGTACTCGTCACCATGAAGCACATCAGATTCGGAAGCAGGCGGGGCGCTCGGGATGGCCACGCTTCGATAGGGCGCCGCCCCGTTGGCGCCATTGCTGGAACGTCTCCTCCGACCTGCCCAGTGCAACGTCAAGCCCCCCTACCCCGGCGGGGGTAGGGAGTTGGGGGTGGGGGACCGGCCTTTATCCGCCCACGAACCATCTTTTGGCCCCTGCAACCTCCAACCCCCCTTCTTCACACCCCGATATACGCACTCCTCACCGCGTCATTCCCGAGAAGCGCCTGCTGCGTTCCCTCCAGCGTCAACACGCCGTTTTCCAGCACGTACCCCCGGTGCGCGATGCTGAGCGCCGCGTACGCGTTCTGCTCGGCGAGCAGCACCGACGTGCCCGCCGCGTTGATGCGCTGCACGACCTCCAGCACCTGCTCCACCACGAGCGGCGCGAGTCCGAGCGACGGTTCGTCGAGCAGCAGCACTTTCGGCCTCGCCATGAGCGCACGCCCGATGGCGAGCATCTGCTGTTGTCCGCCCGACATGCTGCCCGCCGCTTGATGCCGTTTGTCACGCAGGATGGGGAAGAGGGCGTAGACTTCCTCCAAGCCGTCTTTCACGCCGCCTTTGTCGCGTCGGTGGATGTACCCGCCGAGGACGAGGTTCTTCTCGACGCTCAATTCGGGGAAGAGCAGACGTCCCTCGGGGCACTGCGCGATGCCCATGCGGATGATGCCTTCGGGCGAGAGGCCGACGAGGTTCGTCCGTCCGTAGGTGATCGAGCCGCTCGTGGGCTTCTGAAGGCCGCTGATGGTACGAAACAACGTGGACTTGCCCGCGCCGTTCGCGCCGAGCAGCACGACGATTTCGCCACGGCCGACGGTGAGGGTGACGCCGCGCAAGGCGACGAACGCGCCGTAGTTGACGGTGAGGCCGTTGATGTCGAGACTGAGCTGGTCAAGCACGGCTGCCTCCTCCGAGATACGCCGAGATGACGGCAGGGTCGCCTTGAACTTCTTGCGGAGTGCCCTCGGCGATCTTCTGTCCGTGGTGCAACACCATGATGTGGTTCGCGAGGTTCATGATCATGTTCATCTTGTGCTCGATGAGCAGGACGGTGAGGCCGTGCTCGGTCATCTTGCGAATGAGGCGCGTCAAGCCCGCCGTCTCCTCGGGGTTGATGCCCGCGGCGGGTTCGTCGAGCAGGACGAGGTTGGGGTTGGTTGCGAGCGCGATGGCGATCGACACGCGCTTTTGCGCTTCCTGGGTCAGCATCGCCACCGGCCTCGGGTCGTTCGGCCCTAGGCCCACGAAGTCCAAGGCCCACGAGGCGCGCTCGCGCGCCTCGTTCTCCTCCCTTTTCAGGCGTGACGTGCGTAAGATCGCGTCCCACACGCCGCTTCTGCCTCGCAGGCGCGTGCCGAGCAGGACGTTTTCGATGATGGGAAGCTCTTTGAAGAGGCTCGTCGTCTGGAACGTCCGGGCGATGCCGAGCTTCGCCATTTCGTGCGCGGGTACGCGCGTGACGTCCTGTCCGCGCCACAAGATGCGGCCCGACGTGGGCTTGTAAAAGCCGCTCAGCAAGTTGAAGAAGGTGCTCTTGCCCGCGCCGTTGGGGCCGATGACGGCGTTGATGGCGTTCGGCGTGACGCGGTAGTTCACGCCCGACACGGCTTGAAGGCCGCCGAAGGCGATGCCGAGATTCTCGACTTGCAGCAAGTCGGTGTTCGGGGAGGACGTCATCATCCCTCCTTTCCGGCGGGCGCGGGCGTCGCGCTCGCTCGCGGTCGGCGTGACTTCAAGGTGCTTCGGATCCACAAGCCCATCAGACCGTGCGGCGCGAAGAGGACGAGCAAGACGAGCAGGGGGCCGAAGATCAGCAATTGGTACTGCTGGAATCCCTGCAGGAACTGCAAGGCGATCGTGACGACGAAGGTGCCGATGACGGGCCCCGTGAGCGTTCCGATTCCTCCGACGATGACGAACAGCAGAATCTGGAAGGTCTGGTTGGGACTCGTGATGGCGTACCCGAGAAAGCCGAGGTACGAGGCGTAAAGGCCGCCCGCGAGGCCCGCGAGGGCCGTGGACAGCATCAAGGCGCGCTGCTTGTGGGCGTACACGTTGATGCCGCTGGCGCGTGCGAGGTCCTCGTTGGAGCGGATGGCGACGAAACTCCGGCCGGTCGGCGAGCGTACGACGACCGACACGACGTACAGCGCGACGATCAAGGCGAGCAGCGCGAGGTAGTAGAAGCCGGGCGAACTTCCCTCCAGTTCCAGCCCGAGAAGCGGCGGGGGAGGAGGAACGCCGTTGAGGCCGTCGCGTCCGCCCGTGAGGTCCGTCCAGCGCTGAATGATGCTCGTGACGATGATGCCCGCCGCCAGCGTGAAGATCGCGAAGGCGTCGTGTCGGGTGCGAAACGCGATGAGGCCGAACAGGTAGCCGAGCACGGCGGTGATGACGACGCCCACCGGAAGGGCCAGCCAGAAGTTCCAGCCTTGCTTGAACGTCAAGATGCCCACGGCGTACGCGCCGATGCCGAAGAACGCGGCGTGCGCGAGGTTCAGCAACCCCGTGAAGCCCAGCAGGACGTTCATGCCCGTCGCGGCGATCGACCAGATGAACGCGACGATCAGGACGTCGAGGTAGTAGGCGTTCTTCGTGATGAAGGGAATGACGGCGGCGACGATCAGCATGACGAGCAGGGCGGCGCGCGAGTGGGTCTTCGTGAACATCTCGTCACGCTCCCTTGGCGAACAGACCGCTCGGCTTCACGGTGAGGACGATCACGAGCAAGGCGAAGCCGATGATCTCGGCGAAGTCCGGGCTGAGGCCGACGGCGCTTCCGTACGCGGCCGTGAAGGTCTCGGCGAGCGCGAGCAGATACCCGCCGATGATCGCGCCGGGCACGCTGCCCATGCCACCGAGGATGATGATCGCGAAGGCTTTGAGGTTCACGACGTCGCCCATCGTCGGCGAGACGAGGTTGATGGGCGCGATGAGGGTCGCGGCGACGGCGGCCAGACCCGCGCTGATGGCGAAGGTGAGCATCGACACGCGGTCGGTGTTGATGCCGACGAGACGCGCGCCTTCACGGTTTTGTGCCATGGCCTCGATCGTCGCGCCGGTGACGGTGCGCTTCAGGAAGTAGTACAACGCCAGCATCACGACGACGGCGCCCGCGATCACGAGCAGACGCTGCACGGTGACGCTCGCCCCGGCGATCGAGACGACGCCGCCGAACGGGCTTTGCATCACGCGAAATTCCGGTCCCCAGATGGCCTGGGCGCCCGCTTGGAAGAAGAACAGCAAGCCGATCGCGGCGATCATCGCTTGCACTTGTGGCTGGCCGCGCAGCGGATGGAACACCAGGCGCTCGATGACCACCCCGAGCAGGGCGAGCACGAGTCCGGACAAGATCAGCGCGAGCAGGTAAGGCACGCCGAACTGTGTGAGGAGTACGAAGGTCAGGTAGGCGCCCAGCATGTACAAAGCGCCGTGCGCGAAGTTCGGGATTTTCAAGACGCCGTACACGAGCGTCAAGCCCAAGGCGACGAGAGCGTACACGCTTCCGAGGGCGACGCCGTTGACAAGTTGTTGCAGGAAGAACTCCATGAGGCTCCCTTCTGCCTTTCTTGGAAGCGTTCGCGTCGACGGTGACGTCGACGCGAACGCTTGTTCGTTCGAGTTCGATCAGCGGTTGGCGTTCAGGGGCATGATGCGGCCGCTTCTGAACAGCGCAATTTGCAGTTGGCTGTTGAGCTGGCCGCGTTCGTTGATGCTGGCGGGACCGAACAACTGCTGGCTGGCTTTGAGCGTGCGCGCCGCTTGAGGCATGGCGGCCCGAATCGCGGACGCGTCGGTCGTCGTTCCGGCGATCTCCATGGCGCGCGCCACCATGTACAAGCCGAGGTAGTTGAGGGCAGGCTCGGCGGTCGCGACTTTGTTGTCGAAGACCTTGGCGTACTCTTTGATGAAGCGTTGAGCGCCCGCCGTGCGGTAGTCACCGACGGGCAGGACGCCGATGGAACCGTTGAGTTGAGTGGTCGACGCGATGGCCGTCATCTGCTCGAACTTCGCTTGGTCCATCACCATGAAGCCGCCCTTGTAGCCTTGCTCGCGCGCCGCCTTCACGACGAGAGCGGTGGGCTGCGACGGCCCGCCGATCAGCATGACGTCGGGCTTGTCGGCGAGGGCGCGCGTGACGGTCGGGTTGTAGTCGGTGGTGGTGTTGTAATCCACGCCGTAGTTCCCGACGACCGTGCCGCCCTGCTTTCGCCACTCGGCGCTCATGGCGTCGGCCCACGCCCGGCCGTAAGCGCTCGTCGTGGCGAGCAGGCCGAGACGCTTGCCGTACTGCTTCATCATCGTCTTGGCGAACGGCGCGAGGTACTGATCGAAGGTCGGCGGAAGCGTCACGGTCAAGGCGTTGTTGGCGGAGACGACGCTCGGATCGGACGAGTACGCCATGAGGAGGAACTCGGGGTTGCGCGTGTTGAACGCTTGGACGGTCAGGATGCCGCCCGCGTGCGGAACGAAGATGACGGGCGTGTTGTTCTGCTGGAGCAGTCGGCGAACGTTCGTCGCGGTTTCGTTGGGAAGGTACCGATCGTCGAGCGACACGAGGTTGAGGCGGTACTTCTGGCCTTTCACGGTGATGCCGCCCGCCTTGTTGATCTCGTTCACGGCCATTTCCAGGCCGGACTGAACGTCCTTGCCGTAGAAGGCGGCGGCGCCCGAAAGCGGCCCGGAGTACCCGATGTTGACGACGTTTTGAGCGGTGGCTTGGGCGACGGCGAGCAGAGCGGACAGGGCAGCGAAGCGCACGAGCTTTTTCACGACAGTGACCTCCGAACAGAGAGTTGGCGAACGACACGCCCAGGGGCGTGACACGACGTATGCGACCGCGGTCAGGCAAGCCTGACCAAAGACGAAGAATGTTCTGTAGCTCGCATCTTACAACGATCGTTCACCCGAACGTGAGGGGATGCCACAAACTCGAAGGTTCGCTCACCCCGAGCGCCAAGAGACCGGCACCGGAAGGCCAACGCGCGAGTGACGACAGAAAAGCCCCGCGCCGAGGAGGCGCGAGGGGTTAGGGTGCGGGAGGCTACGAAAGCTTCGCGGCGATCAAGGCCGCCACGCGCGCGTTGTTCTTCACGAGCGCGATGTTGGCTTGCAAAGAGCGTCCCTCGGTGATCTCGACGATACGCCCCAAGAGGTACGGGGTGGCGTCCTTGCCGCTGATGCCCGAGGCGCTCATGTCGGCGAGCGCGCGTTCGATGTGGGGGGTGATGTCCGAAGCGGGGATCTCGTCCTCTCCGGGGATGGGATTGGCGATCAGAACGCCGCCTTCGAGACCGAGATCCCACTTCACGCGCAGCATCTCGGCGACTTCTTGAGGCGTGTCGAGGCGCAGAGGAGCGGCGAACCCGCTTTCGCGCGAATAGAACGCGGGAAAGCGGTCGGTGCCGAAGCCGACCACCGGCACGCCGAGCGTCTCGAGCTTTTCCAGGGTGAGGCCGATGTCGAGGATGCTCTTGACGCCCGCAGAGACGACGGCGACGTTCGTCGTGGCGAGCTCGGTGAGGTCCGCGCTGACGTCGAAGGTCTCCGCCGCGCCACGGTGGACGCCGCCCGTGCCGCCCGTGGCGAACACGTGGATTCCGGCGAGCGCGGCGATTCGCATCGTCGTGGCGACCGTCGTGGCGCCGTGCGCTTTCTTCGCTACGATCACCGGCAAATCGCGGAGACTGACCTTCGTGACGCCCTTGTCCGTTCCGAGGAGTTCGAGTTCGTCGGGTGACAAGCCCACCTTGAGGCGACCGTTCAAGATGGCGATCGTGGCGGGCGTCGCGCCGTTGGCTCGAACGACGTCCTCCACTTCTCTCGCCGTTCGCACGTTCTGCGGATACGGCATGCCGTGAGAGATGATGGTGCTTTCCAAGGCGACGACGGGCCGCCCTTGCTCCAGGGCCGCTTTGACTTCGAGCGTGAAATCGATTCGCGAATTCATGACGTGGCTCCTTGCAGGCGCTCCCGAAGCGCTCGAGGGCTCAGGAGCGGTGAGACGGTGTGCTCGCTTTCCAAGGTGAGCGAGGCGGCGGCGTGCCCGGACCGCGCGGCGTCCTCGGGAGACGCGCCGAGCAGCAGAGCATGAAGATACCCCGCGAGACTCGCGTCCCCCGCGCCTGTCACGTCCACGACCCGTGTGGGAAAGGCGGGCAGCCAGGACGCTTCGCCCTCGACGGACAGGAAACCGCCTCGCGCGCCGAGTCGGACCCAAACGCGCTCCACGCCGAGTTCGTGCAACGCGTTCGCGGCCGAAGGCAAGTCCGACTCGCGGACCGTTCGTTCGACGAGCACTTCGAGTTCCTCGCGGTTCGGCGTGACGAGGTGGATGGAACGGCGGGTTCGCAAGACGCTTCGGACCTTCACGGCTTTCGGGACGCTGACAGGATCGAGGACGACGGGAATGCCGCGCTCGCCCGCGATGTCCACGAGGGTCCGCAAGGTGTCCTCGCTCGAGTTGCCGTCCGCCACGAGAACGCGCGCGCCTTGCAAGACGAGTCGTCGCGCACGCAGGAAGTCGCCGGAGAGTTCGCCCGCTCGGTCCATGGCGACGACGGCGATCACGAGTTCGCCGCTCGGATCGAGGACCGCCGTGTACGTGCTCGTCGGGGCGTCCGTGCGAAGGACGTGCGTGAAGTCCACTCCGAGCGCACTCGTTCGCGCGATGAGCTCGTCGCCGAGGGCGTCTCGCCCGACGGCTCCGAGGAATGCCACGTCCACGCCGAGCCTCGCGAGGTTCTCGGCGACGTTGCGCGCCACGCCGCCGAGGCTCGTGGACGCTCGTCCGGGATTGCTCGTTCCCATCACCGAGGGCGCGTGCAAGGTGAGCTTTTGGTCCACGATCGCGCCGCCCACCACGACGACAGAAGGAAAAGTCACGCTCCAGTCAACTGCGTGGCCGCGCGTTTTGGCAAGTGGTACGGACAGCACGTGAACTTCGAAGCATCGAGCGGCTTCGTCCTGCTGACCCGGGCGCGTGGACGGGATGGCGCGGCGCCCCCGTTTCCGTCTTGAAATTCTGAGCCGAGTCGGCGGCCGATGTCGCTCTTCGCCGTCTTGAACGTTCTGGCGCTCCTGCCCGTGGACGCCGCCGGAACCGACTCGAGGCGCCGCGCTGGACGTCAGGTGTTCGCTTGTCGACCGGCCAAGGTGGCCGCCCACTCTTCGGGCGTCGCACGAGGCGGTTGATACCCGGTTTCGAGCAGGTCGCCGAGGAAGCTCGTCAAGCCGCCCCACGCGCCCCAATTCGTCACGCCGAGTTCCGCTCGCAAGCTCTCGACGGCTTCACGGCATTCCGAACGCCACGCCTTCACGGTGGCGGTCGCGTCGGGATCGTCGAGGGCCGCGGCCTCGAAGACGAGCGGTGCGTGCGAGGCGTACCACGCGGCTCCCTGGCCCCTCGCGGCGTCGACGACCGACCGAACCGAGTCGAAGCGCGTCCGTAGAAGCGCCGCGAGGGGCGAGGAGTCGTTCCAACGTGCCAGTCCGAGCTGCATCGCCTTGAGGCCCAAGGCGGCGCCGCTCGCGGTTTCGAGGGGAAAGCCGTACCCGAGGCGCCGTCCCGTCTCGCCGTGCTCGCCGCGCCCGAGGACGATGACGCCCGTTCCGACGATGAGAAGCACGCCCGGCATCCCACCGAAGTAGGCCCCGAGGGTGAGTTGCGCGTCGGATTGCGCGGTGAAGGACGCGAAGCC
Proteins encoded in this region:
- a CDS encoding carbohydrate kinase family protein: MTFPSVVVVGGAIVDQKLTLHAPSVMGTSNPGRASTSLGGVARNVAENLARLGVDVAFLGAVGRDALGDELIARTSALGVDFTHVLRTDAPTSTYTAVLDPSGELVIAVVAMDRAGELSGDFLRARRLVLQGARVLVADGNSSEDTLRTLVDIAGERGIPVVLDPVSVPKAVKVRSVLRTRRSIHLVTPNREELEVLVERTVRESDLPSAANALHELGVERVWVRLGARGGFLSVEGEASWLPAFPTRVVDVTGAGDASLAGYLHALLLGASPEDAARSGHAAASLTLESEHTVSPLLSPRALRERLQGATS
- a CDS encoding N-acetylglucosamine kinase, which translates into the protein MTLHVGLDVGGTSARAVVVRNGEVIARGRAGGGNLRQVGPAGVMTAIHDAIRNADSRVDFAHCRVHAGIAGLATPVDEAALFSVPHGFASFTAQSDAQLTLGAYFGGMPGVLLIVGTGVIVLGRGEHGETGRRLGYGFPLETASGAALGLKAMQLGLARWNDSSPLAALLRTRFDSVRSVVDAARGQGAAWYASHAPLVFEAAALDDPDATATVKAWRSECREAVESLRAELGVTNWGAWGGLTSFLGDLLETGYQPPRATPEEWAATLAGRQANT
- a CDS encoding pseudouridine-5'-phosphate glycosidase; the protein is MNSRIDFTLEVKAALEQGRPVVALESTIISHGMPYPQNVRTAREVEDVVRANGATPATIAILNGRLKVGLSPDELELLGTDKGVTKVSLRDLPVIVAKKAHGATTVATTMRIAALAGIHVFATGGTGGVHRGAAETFDVSADLTELATTNVAVVSAGVKSILDIGLTLEKLETLGVPVVGFGTDRFPAFYSRESGFAAPLRLDTPQEVAEMLRVKWDLGLEGGVLIANPIPGEDEIPASDITPHIERALADMSASGISGKDATPYLLGRIVEITEGRSLQANIALVKNNARVAALIAAKLS
- a CDS encoding ABC transporter substrate-binding protein, with product MKKLVRFAALSALLAVAQATAQNVVNIGYSGPLSGAAAFYGKDVQSGLEMAVNEINKAGGITVKGQKYRLNLVSLDDRYLPNETATNVRRLLQQNNTPVIFVPHAGGILTVQAFNTRNPEFLLMAYSSDPSVVSANNALTVTLPPTFDQYLAPFAKTMMKQYGKRLGLLATTSAYGRAWADAMSAEWRKQGGTVVGNYGVDYNTTTDYNPTVTRALADKPDVMLIGGPSQPTALVVKAAREQGYKGGFMVMDQAKFEQMTAIASTTQLNGSIGVLPVGDYRTAGAQRFIKEYAKVFDNKVATAEPALNYLGLYMVARAMEIAGTTTDASAIRAAMPQAARTLKASQQLFGPASINERGQLNSQLQIALFRSGRIMPLNANR
- a CDS encoding 3-hydroxyacyl-CoA dehydrogenase NAD-binding domain-containing protein, whose product is MPNLVHYEQRGDIAILTIDNPPVNVFSPGVPEGIKEGLARGNADDSVKAFVLIGGERSFIAGADAKTFNLPPEQWPDMRGTIDALEASPKPVVAAMHGNALGGGLEVAMGCHFRVAAPGLSVGQPEVKLGVIPGAGGTQRLPRLIGLEQALTMIVKGDPIKADKALEFGLVDQIVEGDLLEGAIEFARTAQGTPKIRDRDVRLAIPTHVFFDVASERVQREARGLLAPMLCLEAVKYGVEHGFDAGMRREGELFMEAVNSDQSKGLRHVFFAEREVGKIPGVDRSVKSRDIATAGVLGAGTMGGGIAMNFANAGIPVVVYEANEANLQRGLATIRKNYENTAKKGRLTMEQVEERMKLIRGTLDFADLASADYVIEAVFEDMNVKKDVFGRLDATCKPGAILATNTSTLDVNEIARSTKRPGSVLGMHFFSPANVMKLLEIVRGEETSDETLVTSVGLARALRKVGVVVGVCDGFVGNRMINQYGREAQQMVDEGATPHEVDSAMHAFGLPMGPFEMSDMAGLDIGYAIRQRLAKEAGLEKSDTFMDRIVELGRKGQKTGAGVYSYANGRTPVPDPDVESLIHNYRMEKGLLKRELSRDEITKRLIYQLVNEGAKILEEGVASRAGDIDIIYVYGYGFPAYRGGPMFYADQVGLASVLADIRGFHERHGDTWKPAPLLETLAAEGKTFAQYVRASGESARP
- a CDS encoding ABC transporter ATP-binding protein is translated as MLDQLSLDINGLTVNYGAFVALRGVTLTVGRGEIVVLLGANGAGKSTLFRTISGLQKPTSGSITYGRTNLVGLSPEGIIRMGIAQCPEGRLLFPELSVEKNLVLGGYIHRRDKGGVKDGLEEVYALFPILRDKRHQAAGSMSGGQQQMLAIGRALMARPKVLLLDEPSLGLAPLVVEQVLEVVQRINAAGTSVLLAEQNAYAALSIAHRGYVLENGVLTLEGTQQALLGNDAVRSAYIGV
- a CDS encoding ABC transporter ATP-binding protein, with protein sequence MTSSPNTDLLQVENLGIAFGGLQAVSGVNYRVTPNAINAVIGPNGAGKSTFFNLLSGFYKPTSGRILWRGQDVTRVPAHEMAKLGIARTFQTTSLFKELPIIENVLLGTRLRGRSGVWDAILRTSRLKREENEARERASWALDFVGLGPNDPRPVAMLTQEAQKRVSIAIALATNPNLVLLDEPAAGINPEETAGLTRLIRKMTEHGLTVLLIEHKMNMIMNLANHIMVLHHGQKIAEGTPQEVQGDPAVISAYLGGGSRA
- a CDS encoding branched-chain amino acid ABC transporter permease encodes the protein MFTKTHSRAALLVMLIVAAVIPFITKNAYYLDVLIVAFIWSIAATGMNVLLGFTGLLNLAHAAFFGIGAYAVGILTFKQGWNFWLALPVGVVITAVLGYLFGLIAFRTRHDAFAIFTLAAGIIVTSIIQRWTDLTGGRDGLNGVPPPPPLLGLELEGSSPGFYYLALLALIVALYVVSVVVRSPTGRSFVAIRSNEDLARASGINVYAHKQRALMLSTALAGLAGGLYASYLGFLGYAITSPNQTFQILLFVIVGGIGTLTGPVIGTFVVTIALQFLQGFQQYQLLIFGPLLVLLVLFAPHGLMGLWIRSTLKSRRPRASATPAPAGKEG
- a CDS encoding branched-chain amino acid ABC transporter permease, translating into MEFFLQQLVNGVALGSVYALVALGLTLVYGVLKIPNFAHGALYMLGAYLTFVLLTQFGVPYLLALILSGLVLALLGVVIERLVFHPLRGQPQVQAMIAAIGLLFFFQAGAQAIWGPEFRVMQSPFGGVVSIAGASVTVQRLLVIAGAVVVMLALYYFLKRTVTGATIEAMAQNREGARLVGINTDRVSMLTFAISAGLAAVAATLIAPINLVSPTMGDVVNLKAFAIIILGGMGSVPGAIIGGYLLALAETFTAAYGSAVGLSPDFAEIIGFALLVIVLTVKPSGLFAKGA